Genomic DNA from Pungitius pungitius chromosome 12, fPunPun2.1, whole genome shotgun sequence:
AACATATAAAATGAATCAGATATATAACTAAGAAAGTAATGAAACATTAATAAGAATATGGTTTAAAATagtatgaataaaatgaaacgtCTTTCTTCTAGCGTCTCTGATTCCGGGACCATCCAGAGCGTCCCTGTGGTGTCTCTGTCTCCTGAAGGTTCTCAGGTGGCGGTCACACGCCAGCGTCTGACCGCCACCTGCCTGCTCGTCGTCACGCTTTTCCCCTTCGACCAGCAGCGCTGCAACTTCACCTTCACCTTCATCAACTCAGACGGTAAGTCACCCCACGTTAACCGCGTTAACCGCATTAACTGCATTAACTGCATTAACCGCATTAACTGCATTAACCGCATTAACTGCATTAACCGCATTAACTGTGTGAACCGCGTTAACCGCATTAACCGCATTAACCGCATTGCCTTGTTTTATATTTCGCACAGAAGCGAGTATCCAGCTGGGAAGCATCCACAATGAGACGGAGCTCAGCAAAACATCGGAGCACTTCATGGTGACGCAAGGAGAGTGGGACCTCAACAAGATGGAAATATTCCAGTACAGAAATAGGACGTCAGGATATCCAGACAGACTCGTTTACACCGTAAGGACATATTTTGGATGGAGATCTGTGGGAGTTTGTGTCCTCTGATCATTAAtgaacatgttgtttttttccaggtcACCATCTCCAGGAGGCCGTTGCTCTACGTGGTCATTTTCATCCTCCCCTTGCTGCTGTTCGTCTGGCTGGATGTCGCCTCCTTCTTCATCAACGAAGCCCGGGGGGAGAAGCTGAGCTTCAAGGTGACGgttctcctctccatctccgtCCTGCTGCTCATCCTGAAGGACATGATGCCCTCAACCGAGAACCGTCTGCCGATGATTGGTGAGACCGGTGAACTAAAGACGCATCAGAGTGGTTTATGACTTAAGGATTGTTGAAGGGAAAGCTCAGGATCATCTTTccaacgttgttgttgttgttgttgttgtgatactATTTCTGGCCACCAGAGGACGCACAACGACCGTTTGATGTAAACACTTCCTGTGTGTAAGAAGTGTCGTGACGTCGCTCATAGTCCTACAGACTTGTGTTTTAAAGCATCGGATTTCACATTAggcaaccagtgaacaggaagtgaccatattagAACTGAGGAGAAGCCTGTCAATCAgcttgtagccccgccctaaagctgctttatggtctgtttgactctaaatggaccatcattcactaaatgaacatcaagcttgaaactagagactgagaccataaactcatgtttagaatgtttactgagggaataaatctcTCTGAAAGCTTCTTCTTACATCCTAAACCGAGGGGAGGGCTTCCCTAATACGCAACGACGTCCCACTGACCACAGAAGTCTCCCCCCGTTGTCCTACAGCCATTTACTGCCTTGGGATCTTCTGCCTGGTGGGTTTCAGCGTGCTGGAGGCCATGCTGCTCAGCTTCCTGCACGACCTCGACGGTTACTGTAAGCCCCAAAGTCCCGATAACTCGCAGGAGGAGATTCAGCTGGACGAGGACTTTGGCCAAGGTACGCTTCTAATGCTTCTAATGCTTCTAATGCTTCTAATGTCGGGCTGAAGGAGATTGTCTTAAATCACGATGCAAAAATTCAACATCTTAGACTTCAGCAGTATCCCCAGAATGATGctgcctttttattattattgttttagaGTTTTAATATGAGGGATGTATAACTTAtaacagagttttttttttaactattttttaacttgatggagaaaaaaaaatagatttgaattttttttacacCATTATCGGACAAAATATTGaccttataataataatgatggatCAATAATGCTCTGATACGCCGGAACACGTTGATGCATCAGTGATCCGACATGAACTTtactccctctgcagccgaagAGGCTCCAGACAAAGGTCCCGCCCCTCTGGATCAAGGCCGCGACCTGCTGAAACTCATCCTGGAGAAAGTGAGGACCGCTCGACAGGAAGTGGCAGAGCGGTGCAAAGAGGAGATGCGACCCGGTCGCTACAGAAGGCTGGCGGACATCATAGACAGAGTGTTCTTCTCCCTCTACCTTTTGACTGCTTCCGTTTTTCTCACGTACATGTACATAGTCTGGATTTCACACGTTTTTTAAAGGTGATTTGATGACGTGGGTTTGTTCTGCTCTTAAATCTTGattgatgctttttttaaatgacaaaacgtATAGGTTTCTAACAGCTAATTGTTTAATTAACTGTCTTCTATCTCTCTTTATCAAAGTGTAAgaatcaaaataaaaggaattatTAAGTGTTTTTGGTATTGaagttttttctattttatgaCATTGATAAACTAAGAGGGAAGGGACATGTAACAGAACACAAATCTACGTTTGTCAATGATTTATACATCCAATTAAAATTATTCccaattttctttttagaaagAATCTGCTTTTTTCTCTGATAAATCAATTGATGGATCATATTGATGGATCAGTAAATACAGATATAGGTGTGCGTGACATGTCATGTGATATGACGTATGGGGTTTAGTCGTTTTGGGAACCCAGGCTGCAAGGAGGGGCGGGTTTTTGTCAATTTAACAAAAGAAGAATTTAACCAAATGTTTGTGTGGCTCTGAACGAATCTCTTCCTCTACCCTCTAAAATGAGTTAGCAGTGGATAAATAACTTCATTGATTAACAAAACAAGCTTCCGCAATCTAATTTGACCTCGTGATTTGTTTCTCACGCCGGGAACAACTGAGCGAGCCGACCCACTAAAAGTGGCATCAAGCTAAATCCAACAGTAACGGTCACATTCATTTTGTCCTTCACAACAAAAGCTTCGACATAGAGAGGATTAGCGTACGAAGGAGAAGAACTTTACTCTGAAAGAAACCAGCGGAAAAGGCGTCTTTTATTAGCGTCagcttgatgtgtgtgttttgcgggGAGCGGGTCAGCTGGTTTGGAGTTCACTGCTTCACTCATCCAAGTGTTAGAGACTCGGCAGCTGTGTTTTCCTCCAAACCGACAATCCCTCCGACGACTGGGCACCGGGTCGGCTCacggtagccccccccccccccccggcggcgcgCTCACTCAGCCCGCCAGCGATCCACATGACAGCCCTGAGCCtccagctagcgttagcatagCAGCTAAACGAGCGAGACGCACTGGGAAGAAGTGAGTGTTTACTTTTGATTTCTGATTAGTGACACGCGGCCTCGCGCTCGTTGGTGCATCGAATGCAACGTTTAAATGTACGAGCCTTTGGTGTTTTTATCTGACGGCGAGTGTTTTCTCACCTACGCTGCTAGCTGGGTTGCTAGCGAGGAAATGCTAACGTTACACGTCGGTGGTCTGTGGAGGATTATTGTTCATAAACTACGTGCTGCAGGCAGAATCAGGACTATTGAAAAGTAGTCCTTACAATTGCTTTTATTACCGTTTgttatctttttctttccattctCAATGTTTGTTATCACGTTTTGGACAACCAGTTTACGTAGTGCTGATGCTGCCAATAACGTGTCTTTGAGTcctgaggatgaggatgatgatgatgaagctaACGTTGTCTTTCTTCAGGTGGCTTAAAGATGGCGGGAGGAATCACAGAGAGAGGGGAACCCTACTCCCCTTTTGTGAGTACCAGCTGCTGTTTATCTCTTTTTGTTGATGTTCGCATTACTTTTTGCTGATTTAATCTTTatcgttcttcttcttcttcagttacTTCCAGTAATCCCTCGTTATGCTTTAAACGCTTTGCAaacttctctctgcctctgttcATGTGTCTGAACGTGCGGCGAAGAAATAAAGAGGAAACTAAACTGCTTACGCGTCTCTTTGGGGACACTTTGTGGACTCCAGTCCTCTGATTGCCTCAGGCAGCTTTGaatcatgtgaccccccccccccccccaaagataAGATGAGCAGTGattcagctgctgtgtgtgtctcctccaggTGGGGCTGGTCTACATGTTCAACCTGATCGTGGGAACAGGAGCTCTGACGATGCCCAAAGCCTTCGCCACGGCCGGCTGGGCGGTCAGCATCGCGCTCATCTCCTTTTTAGGCTTCATGAGGTCAGTTGGGTCGCGCCCTTTGACCTCAGCTCGCTatcaatgcatttaaatgtcatGTTTAAAAGTTCTTGCCAGTTGTTTCCAGAAATTGaacatttcacccccccctctggtCCTTCCGCCTCTCAGCTACATGACAACCACCTTCGTGATCGAGGCCATGGCGGCGGCCAACGCTCAGCTGCGCTgcaagaggaggaagcaggaagaggTGCGGGAAGCTGTATTTAGCTGCGTTCTGCACGGCGACTCGAGGCCGTCTTAAAGGTTTCTGGTTCCGTCTTCCAGCTGTGGTCATTCGCTGAGAAGAGACTGCTTCCTCATCTCCACATATGAGTGGTCTGAGCTAAAGCTGCATCCTCTGGTGTCGGCTCCGTAGAAGTCTACGAGAACATGGCAGATGTTTATGGTCTCTAGTTTCATGgaccatgatgttcatttaagaTCAAACGGACCATAAAGCAGATTCATTTAAATCAGGTAATGATTAAAAATCTGAAATGATGATTTACTCTTTACTTCT
This window encodes:
- the LOC119220198 gene encoding 5-hydroxytryptamine receptor 3A-like encodes the protein MSPLTTLALLALTGVCSCGTLDCSYLELLTYLNLTTTNSALVNMRPVKNWMTPTLVRVDMLLFGILEVNEKTQTFTSHIWMSMLWTNEFLTWNKSDFCGIDKLMVPRSTQWIPDVVIAEDVSDSGTIQSVPVVSLSPEGSQVAVTRQRLTATCLLVVTLFPFDQQRCNFTFTFINSDEASIQLGSIHNETELSKTSEHFMVTQGEWDLNKMEIFQYRNRTSGYPDRLVYTVTISRRPLLYVVIFILPLLLFVWLDVASFFINEARGEKLSFKVTVLLSISVLLLILKDMMPSTENRLPMIAIYCLGIFCLVGFSVLEAMLLSFLHDLDGYCKPQSPDNSQEEIQLDEDFGQAEEAPDKGPAPLDQGRDLLKLILEKVRTARQEVAERCKEEMRPGRYRRLADIIDRVFFSLYLLTASVFLTYMYIVWISHVF